From a region of the Constantimarinum furrinae genome:
- a CDS encoding DUF2007 domain-containing protein has translation MNEKEKETVRVYTGPAMIVKGLVARLNEIGISPVERNDNESSIQAGFTAGVPGQIMLYVRQDEMVKAKPVIDEYLEQIGE, from the coding sequence ATGAACGAAAAAGAAAAAGAAACAGTGCGTGTTTATACCGGACCGGCAATGATCGTCAAAGGTCTGGTAGCCAGGTTAAACGAGATCGGGATAAGTCCTGTGGAACGCAACGATAACGAAAGCAGTATTCAGGCAGGATTTACGGCAGGAGTCCCAGGACAGATCATGCTGTATGTACGACAGGATGAAATGGTTAAGGCCAAACCGGTAATAGATGAGTATTTAGAACAAATAGGTGAATAA
- a CDS encoding phosphatase PAP2 family protein, with product MSRLLRFVILIQLLGLATSTTSQTDALGHERWEYALEDTGDILQIAIPLSAGIMTLLKEDYQGTKQFGISYGTAILTTHGLKYLIRKQRPEGRDRYDAFPSGHTASAFAGASFIQKRYGWKYGWIAYILASVVGVSRMEGPDGYHDFWDVLAGASVGVGSTYLFTSPYEKDNFDIGFASGNDMYLLTVVYKF from the coding sequence ATGAGCCGATTATTACGTTTCGTGATTCTCATTCAGTTACTCGGCTTAGCCACATCAACTACATCACAAACTGATGCGCTAGGTCACGAAAGATGGGAATATGCCTTGGAAGATACCGGTGATATACTTCAGATCGCCATTCCGTTATCCGCCGGGATCATGACCCTTCTTAAAGAAGATTACCAAGGCACTAAACAATTCGGAATATCTTACGGAACAGCCATCCTTACCACCCACGGCTTAAAATACCTTATTCGCAAACAACGCCCCGAAGGGAGAGACAGATACGATGCTTTTCCCAGCGGTCATACCGCTTCAGCCTTTGCAGGCGCATCCTTTATTCAAAAGCGATACGGATGGAAGTACGGTTGGATTGCCTATATACTCGCTAGCGTGGTTGGGGTTAGCAGAATGGAAGGACCCGACGGCTATCACGATTTTTGGGATGTACTAGCAGGTGCATCAGTAGGCGTTGGAAGCACCTATCTTTTCACAAGTCCTTACGAAAAAGACAATTTCGATATAGGATTTGCTTCAGGAAATGATATGTATCTGCTAACTGTAGTCTATAAATTTTAA
- a CDS encoding TlpA family protein disulfide reductase — protein sequence MIRTLLLTFILLPFISCDNAKEAQMETWIGGEIINPKTDHVILLKDNVPFDTVKLDDRNFFKYNCKKLKQGLYSFQHSEFQVFFLEPGDSIMLRVNTVDFDESLTYSGRGAEKNNFLMELFLNNEAERKTITSWYTLTPKVYEMKLDSMREIRNSIYNEFNSTYDPSEEFKRVAKANIEYAYNANKELYVSINHPRFINPEEDYPKGFFDYRKDINFGDKDLQSYYPYYRFLDWYFDNLSFQKYKEKKYLDRKSFIHNYNKIKIIDSFITNDTLRNRMLRSVARRYFVHAKDASHEQQMLDLFLKLNTNEDDRKEIVALAEATMKLTPGNKIPNVLLVNTDNMMKDLQSVINKPTVIYFWSTGSIKHFKTIHTRVAELQDKYPEFDFTGINTDTHFKKWRDVVRKSGYNKQFEFQLEDLEKAEAALVINSANKAIIVDKDGTILEGNTNLFNSLIEAQLLGILNK from the coding sequence TTGATTAGGACTCTACTTCTCACTTTTATTTTACTTCCCTTTATTTCATGTGATAACGCCAAAGAAGCGCAGATGGAAACATGGATTGGTGGCGAAATAATTAATCCTAAGACCGATCATGTTATTCTTTTAAAGGACAATGTGCCTTTTGACACCGTTAAACTGGACGATAGAAATTTCTTTAAATACAATTGCAAGAAATTAAAACAAGGATTGTATTCATTCCAACACAGTGAATTCCAGGTGTTCTTTCTTGAACCGGGGGATAGTATCATGCTTAGAGTAAATACTGTGGATTTCGACGAGTCACTTACTTATAGCGGGCGTGGTGCAGAAAAGAACAATTTCCTAATGGAACTTTTCCTGAACAACGAGGCGGAACGAAAAACCATCACAAGCTGGTATACGCTTACACCCAAGGTATATGAGATGAAGCTTGACTCTATGCGAGAAATCCGCAATTCAATATATAATGAGTTTAATTCCACCTATGACCCAAGCGAAGAATTTAAAAGAGTGGCTAAAGCGAATATAGAATATGCCTACAACGCTAACAAAGAGTTATATGTGTCTATAAATCACCCGAGATTTATAAACCCCGAAGAGGACTATCCGAAGGGGTTTTTCGACTACAGAAAAGATATAAATTTTGGAGACAAAGATCTTCAGTCATATTATCCTTATTATCGCTTTCTCGATTGGTATTTTGATAATTTGTCTTTTCAGAAATACAAGGAAAAAAAATATCTGGATCGAAAATCCTTTATTCACAACTACAATAAAATTAAGATCATTGACAGTTTCATCACCAATGATACACTAAGGAACCGAATGTTGCGCTCTGTGGCAAGACGATATTTTGTGCATGCGAAAGATGCAAGTCACGAACAACAAATGTTGGATCTTTTCTTAAAACTCAATACCAACGAGGACGACCGGAAGGAAATCGTTGCTTTGGCAGAAGCAACTATGAAACTCACTCCCGGAAATAAGATACCTAATGTTCTTCTGGTGAATACCGACAATATGATGAAGGATCTACAGTCGGTAATTAACAAGCCTACCGTTATTTATTTCTGGTCCACGGGTTCCATAAAGCATTTTAAGACCATTCACACCCGCGTGGCTGAGCTTCAGGACAAATACCCCGAATTCGATTTTACCGGGATCAATACGGACACCCACTTTAAGAAATGGCGAGATGTAGTGCGTAAATCGGGTTATAACAAACAATTTGAGTTTCAGTTAGAAGATCTGGAAAAAGCCGAAGCTGCTTTAGTGATCAACTCTGCGAATAAAGCGATCATTGTAGATAAGGATGGAACCATTCTTGAAGGGAATACGAATTTGTTTAACTCCCTGATCGAAGCTCAATTATTGGGTATTTTAAATAAGTAG
- a CDS encoding fasciclin domain-containing protein, producing the protein MKLKLTFLTICALVLSTSLTAQKYLNSDDVAVTKEYMGATMSSEKTLLENLQNAPALSTTAIIYSDLENIFGDHEMVTVFAPLNSSFNTMSEEELKTFLTNKAFLKRMVNYHMVPGRLDLHGIKKAIGQGGGTAYFATLSGEKLGARLVGDNVVLFDTENNTATLKASDFYHKSGFLHLVDGLVSPSEQQ; encoded by the coding sequence ATGAAACTAAAATTGACTTTTTTAACGATATGTGCTCTTGTTTTGAGTACTTCCTTAACAGCTCAAAAATATCTGAACTCAGACGATGTTGCTGTTACTAAGGAGTATATGGGAGCCACTATGTCTTCGGAAAAAACACTTCTTGAAAACCTCCAGAATGCTCCTGCTCTTTCCACTACTGCGATAATTTACAGCGATTTGGAAAATATCTTTGGCGATCATGAAATGGTAACCGTGTTTGCACCATTAAACAGTTCTTTTAATACGATGTCTGAAGAAGAATTAAAGACATTCTTAACTAACAAAGCCTTTCTTAAAAGAATGGTTAATTATCATATGGTTCCTGGTCGTCTCGATCTTCACGGGATTAAGAAGGCCATCGGTCAGGGTGGTGGGACCGCCTACTTTGCTACGCTGAGTGGCGAAAAACTGGGAGCACGATTAGTAGGAGATAATGTGGTACTCTTCGATACAGAAAATAATACAGCTACGTTAAAAGCATCCGATTTCTATCATAAAAGCGGCTTCCTTCATTTGGTCGACGGACTTGTATCTCCATCCGAACAGCAATAA
- the fsa gene encoding fructose-6-phosphate aldolase codes for MKFFIDTANLDQIKEAQDLGVLDGVTTNPSLMAKEGITGRNNILKHYVDICNIVDGDVSAEVIATDFDGMIKEGEELAELHEQIVVKIPMIKEGIKAIKYFTDNGIRTNCTLVFSAGQALLAAKAGASYVSPFIGRLDDISTDGLNLIAEIRLIYDNYGFETEILAASVRHTMHVLECAKIGADVMTGPLSSIEGLLKHPLTDIGLAKFLEDYKKGN; via the coding sequence ATGAAATTCTTCATAGATACCGCAAATTTAGATCAGATTAAAGAAGCTCAGGACCTCGGGGTTTTGGATGGAGTTACCACGAATCCCTCCTTAATGGCCAAGGAAGGCATAACCGGGAGAAACAATATCTTAAAGCACTATGTGGATATTTGTAATATTGTTGATGGTGATGTATCTGCGGAAGTGATCGCGACAGATTTTGACGGGATGATCAAGGAAGGGGAGGAGTTGGCAGAATTACACGAGCAGATCGTTGTGAAGATTCCAATGATAAAGGAAGGAATAAAAGCTATAAAATATTTTACCGATAACGGAATTCGCACCAATTGTACACTGGTATTTTCGGCAGGGCAAGCTTTATTGGCAGCCAAAGCAGGAGCAAGTTATGTTTCTCCATTTATCGGACGATTGGATGATATTTCGACCGATGGACTAAATCTTATTGCCGAAATACGTCTTATTTATGATAATTATGGATTTGAGACCGAGATTCTCGCTGCTTCCGTAAGACATACGATGCATGTACTGGAATGTGCGAAAATCGGGGCCGATGTAATGACCGGACCTTTGTCGTCGATAGAAGGCCTTTTAAAACATCCCCTAACCGATATAGGTCTGGCAAAATTTCTCGAGGATTATAAAAAAGGAAACTAA
- the pheT gene encoding phenylalanine--tRNA ligase subunit beta produces MKISYNWLKQFINLDWDAEKTGELLTDLGLEIEGIESFTSVPGGLKGIVVGHVLECEQHSNADRLKVTKVDIGTGEPVQIVCGAPNVAVGQNVPVATVGTTLYDGDGKPWEIKKGKIRGEVSEGMICAEDELGLGTGHDGIMILKPKLKPGTPAAQLFDIESDKVFEIGLTPNRADAMSHWGVARDLKAGLLQKDISLELITPSTSSFHVDNRTKKVDVSANSELAPRYCGVTIDGITVAESPAWLQNRLKAIGLVPINNVVDVTNYVLHELGQPLHAFDLSKIAKNKIEVKTLPAGTKFTTLDGVERELHEDDLMICDAEQPMCIAGVFGGIHSGVTEKTTGIFLESAYFNPVSIRKTAKRHGLNTDASFRFERGIDINACKYAMLRAAILITEIAGGEVTSDIVDIYPKKIEDHQVFLNFDNATRLIGEEIPKETIKEILTSLEIKVNNVTEGGIGMTIPAYRNDVTREADVIEEILRVYGYNRIKFTEKLNASISTTLPNEDYLVQNKIGNMLAALGFNEMLANSLSTSKYIALSDTLTETESVKMLNPLSQDLSVLRQSMLFGTLEALAYNQNRKMNNVKLFEFGKTYHAHPKGHDEKKHLILTLSGNKTEDSWAVNSAKSDFFYLKGIVTTILDRLGIVGFTEERVDSDLYSEGICLTLNKKTLVELGVVSKNITKTFDIDVETLSADFNWNLVLAQIPTTTFTLKPIPKYPKVKRDFALLLDQSVSFDSLKEAALQTEKQLLKEVTLFDVYTGKNLPEGKKSYALSFTIQDERKTLTDKQIDKIMAKLQQRFERDFGATLR; encoded by the coding sequence ATGAAGATCTCATATAACTGGCTGAAACAATTCATCAATCTCGACTGGGATGCAGAGAAAACCGGGGAACTTTTAACCGATCTGGGACTCGAAATTGAAGGTATTGAGTCCTTTACTTCAGTTCCCGGCGGACTTAAGGGAATTGTGGTGGGGCATGTTCTGGAATGCGAGCAACACTCCAATGCAGACCGGCTAAAAGTCACCAAAGTCGACATTGGAACCGGCGAACCTGTTCAGATCGTCTGTGGAGCTCCAAATGTTGCAGTTGGACAAAATGTTCCGGTAGCAACGGTTGGCACCACCTTGTACGATGGCGATGGAAAGCCGTGGGAAATTAAAAAAGGGAAAATTCGCGGAGAGGTAAGTGAAGGAATGATCTGCGCAGAGGACGAACTAGGTCTGGGAACCGGTCATGATGGTATTATGATCTTAAAACCAAAACTAAAGCCCGGAACGCCGGCTGCTCAACTGTTTGACATTGAAAGCGACAAGGTTTTCGAGATTGGTTTAACCCCTAACCGCGCAGATGCCATGAGTCATTGGGGAGTAGCCCGTGACCTGAAAGCCGGATTACTTCAAAAAGATATTTCACTGGAACTCATCACCCCTTCAACCAGTAGCTTTCATGTGGATAACAGAACAAAGAAGGTCGATGTATCGGCAAATTCTGAACTGGCTCCACGCTATTGCGGAGTCACCATAGACGGGATCACCGTGGCGGAATCTCCTGCATGGTTGCAGAATCGACTAAAAGCTATTGGTTTGGTGCCAATCAATAATGTTGTAGACGTCACAAACTATGTATTACATGAGCTGGGACAGCCCCTACACGCCTTTGATCTTTCAAAAATTGCGAAAAATAAGATCGAAGTTAAAACTCTTCCGGCAGGAACAAAATTTACCACCCTTGATGGTGTAGAGCGCGAACTTCATGAGGATGATCTTATGATCTGTGACGCCGAACAACCCATGTGTATAGCGGGAGTTTTTGGTGGGATACACAGTGGTGTTACTGAAAAAACCACCGGAATTTTCCTGGAGAGCGCTTATTTTAATCCGGTAAGCATTAGAAAGACGGCCAAGCGACACGGCCTCAATACAGATGCTTCTTTTCGTTTTGAAAGAGGAATTGATATCAATGCGTGTAAATACGCCATGCTTAGAGCGGCGATCCTGATTACTGAAATTGCCGGGGGTGAAGTGACAAGTGATATTGTTGATATATATCCAAAGAAAATAGAAGATCATCAGGTGTTTCTGAATTTTGACAATGCCACGCGTCTAATCGGAGAAGAAATTCCGAAGGAAACGATCAAAGAAATACTTACTTCTCTGGAAATTAAGGTAAATAACGTAACTGAAGGAGGAATTGGCATGACGATCCCGGCTTACCGCAACGACGTCACCCGCGAAGCCGATGTCATTGAGGAAATTCTTAGAGTTTACGGTTATAACCGTATAAAGTTTACTGAAAAACTCAATGCTTCTATTTCAACTACGCTCCCCAACGAAGATTATCTGGTTCAGAATAAGATAGGAAACATGCTGGCAGCTCTAGGTTTTAATGAAATGCTCGCTAATTCCCTCAGTACGTCAAAATATATTGCACTTAGTGATACGTTAACAGAGACCGAAAGTGTAAAAATGCTCAATCCGTTGAGTCAGGATCTTTCGGTACTCCGACAGTCGATGCTTTTTGGAACTTTAGAGGCGTTGGCCTATAATCAAAACCGTAAAATGAACAATGTCAAGTTGTTCGAATTCGGAAAGACCTATCATGCCCATCCAAAAGGTCATGATGAGAAAAAACATCTTATACTAACGCTTTCAGGCAACAAAACCGAAGATAGTTGGGCCGTAAATTCAGCAAAAAGTGATTTCTTTTATCTGAAAGGGATAGTGACTACTATTTTGGATCGTCTTGGAATAGTAGGATTTACTGAAGAGCGCGTTGATAGTGATCTATATTCTGAAGGAATTTGCCTTACACTGAATAAGAAGACTTTGGTTGAACTGGGTGTGGTATCGAAAAACATCACCAAAACCTTCGATATTGATGTGGAAACACTAAGTGCCGATTTCAACTGGAATTTGGTTTTAGCTCAAATACCCACAACTACGTTTACGCTGAAGCCTATTCCTAAATATCCTAAAGTTAAACGTGATTTTGCACTGCTTCTAGACCAATCGGTGAGTTTTGACAGTTTAAAAGAAGCTGCCTTGCAAACCGAAAAACAATTACTGAAAGAGGTAACCCTTTTTGATGTATATACCGGTAAGAACCTTCCAGAAGGTAAAAAATCCTATGCGTTAAGTTTTACCATTCAGGATGAACGAAAAACGCTTACCGACAAACAGATCGATAAGATCATGGCAAAACTGCAGCAGCGCTTTGAAAGGGATTTTGGCGCAACGTTACGATAA
- a CDS encoding ABC-F family ATP-binding cassette domain-containing protein translates to MLSVSNLSVQFGKRILFDEVNTQFVQGNCYGIIGANGAGKSTFLKILSGKQDPTSGHVHLEPGKRMSVLEQNHNAYDEYTALETVVRGNKELFKIKSEMDKLYEDYNDANAERIGELQVAFEEMNGWNADSEAAALLSNLGISENYHYSLMGDLDGKQKVRVLLAQALFGNPDVLIMDEPTNDLDYETITWLENFLANYENCVIVVSHDRHFLDAVCTHISDIDFGKINHYSGNYTFWYESSQLAARQRAQQNKKAEDKKKELEEFIRRFSANVAKSKQATSRKKMIDKLNVSDIKPSSRRYPAIIFEREREAGDQILNVEGLSASLEGETLFKNIDINLAKGDKVVLYSKDSRATTAFYEILNDNLKADSGKFQWGVTTNQSYLPLDNEKFFDNTMSLVDWLRQWAKTEEEREEVFIRGFLGKMLFSGEEALKKSNVLSGGEKVRCMLSRMMMIRANVLMLDEPTNHLDLESITAFNNSLKNFKGTVLLTTHDHEFAQTVGNRVIELTPNGVIDRYMTFDEYMNDKKIKEMREKMYSVEA, encoded by the coding sequence ATGCTTTCAGTTTCAAATTTGTCGGTACAATTTGGCAAACGTATCCTTTTCGATGAAGTGAATACACAGTTTGTACAAGGAAATTGCTACGGAATTATTGGTGCCAACGGTGCAGGTAAATCTACCTTTCTCAAGATTTTATCAGGAAAACAAGATCCTACTTCCGGACATGTTCATCTGGAACCCGGAAAACGGATGTCGGTTTTGGAACAAAACCACAATGCTTATGATGAGTATACCGCCTTGGAAACTGTGGTTCGCGGCAATAAGGAGCTGTTCAAGATAAAATCTGAAATGGATAAACTTTATGAAGATTATAACGACGCCAATGCCGAAAGAATTGGCGAACTACAGGTTGCCTTTGAGGAAATGAACGGCTGGAACGCCGACAGTGAAGCAGCGGCACTTCTTTCTAATCTAGGAATTAGCGAGAATTATCACTATAGTCTAATGGGGGATTTGGACGGAAAACAAAAAGTGAGAGTCTTATTGGCTCAGGCACTATTTGGAAATCCCGATGTACTTATCATGGATGAGCCTACCAACGATCTGGATTATGAAACGATCACATGGCTGGAAAACTTTTTGGCGAATTATGAAAATTGTGTCATTGTGGTTTCTCACGACCGTCACTTTTTGGATGCGGTATGTACGCATATCAGCGATATCGATTTTGGAAAAATTAACCACTATAGTGGAAATTATACGTTTTGGTACGAAAGTAGCCAGTTAGCGGCACGTCAGCGTGCACAGCAAAATAAGAAGGCTGAAGACAAAAAGAAGGAATTGGAAGAATTTATCAGGAGATTTTCTGCCAACGTTGCTAAATCGAAACAGGCAACCAGTAGAAAGAAGATGATAGATAAGTTAAATGTTTCAGATATAAAACCGTCCAGCCGAAGGTATCCCGCTATTATTTTTGAACGGGAACGTGAAGCAGGGGATCAGATCCTAAATGTTGAAGGTCTATCGGCCAGTCTGGAAGGTGAAACCTTATTTAAGAATATTGATATCAACCTCGCCAAGGGTGATAAGGTCGTGCTGTACTCCAAAGATTCGCGGGCAACCACTGCATTTTATGAGATTCTCAATGATAATTTAAAAGCAGATTCCGGAAAGTTTCAGTGGGGGGTGACCACCAACCAGAGTTATTTACCACTGGACAACGAGAAATTCTTCGACAATACTATGTCTTTGGTGGATTGGCTTCGTCAGTGGGCTAAAACTGAAGAAGAACGAGAAGAAGTATTTATTCGTGGCTTTCTCGGAAAAATGTTGTTTAGCGGGGAAGAAGCGTTAAAAAAATCGAATGTCCTTTCCGGAGGAGAAAAAGTTCGATGTATGCTAAGTCGGATGATGATGATCCGTGCTAATGTGTTAATGCTCGATGAACCCACCAATCACCTCGATCTAGAATCGATCACCGCATTTAATAACTCCCTGAAAAATTTCAAAGGAACCGTACTGTTAACTACCCATGACCATGAGTTTGCTCAAACCGTAGGTAATCGCGTCATTGAACTTACTCCAAACGGGGTGATCGACAGGTATATGACCTTCGATGAATATATGAACGATAAGAAAATTAAGGAAATGCGGGAAAAAATGTATTCCGTAGAAGCCTAA
- a CDS encoding TlpA family protein disulfide reductase, which yields MKKLLWFCVTLVLLSCSNEKTTPNEGPWRASLDLGKGLELPFLFTYNADNSIIIYNAEEEIEVTDVQLKGDSIIIGHPVFEGVFKGIFTEDSIYGEFIQPSLDRVVPFTMVQGKADRFRVTEAPSSMISGNWETVFSPNSVEDRYIAKGIFKQTGNKVIGTFRTTTGDYRYLDGAIENDSLKLSTFDGAHAFLFHALVKDSIMEGMFYSGNHWKEPFTAKRNDTYELPAADSLTFLKEGYDRIEFAFPDTNGNTVSLTDKRFMNKVVIVQIMGTWCPNCLDETKYYTQYYNDNPSNDLEIISLAFEYAKTEEKALMAINKLKSALNVPYPILLAQVGTSSKQKANEKLPMLSQVLSYPTTIFIDKKGEVRRIHTGFNGPATGEKYEEFKKEFEDFVSMLLAENVD from the coding sequence ATGAAAAAATTGCTTTGGTTTTGTGTGACTTTGGTCTTATTGAGTTGTTCGAACGAAAAAACAACACCTAACGAAGGTCCGTGGCGGGCTTCGTTGGATCTGGGGAAAGGACTTGAACTTCCTTTTTTGTTCACCTACAATGCCGACAATTCGATAATAATCTATAATGCCGAAGAAGAAATTGAGGTAACCGATGTACAGTTAAAGGGTGATTCTATAATTATCGGTCATCCGGTATTTGAAGGTGTCTTTAAGGGTATTTTTACTGAAGATAGTATTTATGGTGAATTTATCCAACCTAGTCTGGACAGGGTAGTGCCCTTTACCATGGTTCAGGGAAAAGCAGACCGGTTTAGGGTCACTGAAGCTCCTTCCTCCATGATATCCGGGAATTGGGAAACCGTTTTTAGTCCAAATTCGGTAGAAGACCGTTATATCGCAAAAGGAATCTTTAAACAAACAGGAAATAAAGTTATAGGGACTTTTAGGACTACTACAGGAGATTATCGTTATCTGGATGGTGCCATTGAAAACGATTCGCTAAAATTATCAACTTTCGATGGGGCTCATGCTTTTCTGTTTCATGCCTTGGTAAAGGACAGTATTATGGAAGGTATGTTTTATAGTGGAAATCACTGGAAAGAGCCGTTTACGGCTAAACGCAATGATACATATGAATTACCCGCAGCCGATTCGCTTACCTTTTTGAAGGAGGGTTATGATCGTATCGAGTTTGCATTTCCCGACACCAATGGAAATACGGTTTCCCTAACCGATAAACGCTTTATGAATAAGGTGGTCATCGTACAGATCATGGGAACCTGGTGTCCTAATTGTTTGGATGAGACCAAATATTACACACAGTATTACAATGATAATCCCTCCAATGATCTCGAAATTATTTCTCTTGCTTTTGAATATGCTAAAACCGAAGAGAAGGCATTGATGGCTATTAATAAGTTAAAGAGTGCCTTAAATGTTCCTTATCCCATTTTACTGGCGCAGGTGGGGACCAGCAGTAAACAAAAAGCTAATGAGAAGTTACCGATGCTTTCTCAGGTATTGTCTTATCCAACGACCATTTTTATTGATAAAAAAGGAGAAGTTAGAAGGATTCATACAGGATTTAACGGCCCGGCCACCGGGGAGAAGTATGAGGAATTTAAAAAAGAATTTGAAGATTTTGTGAGTATGTTGCTGGCAGAAAATGTTGACTAA
- a CDS encoding SDR family oxidoreductase, which yields MSNVVLITGGSSGIGKAIAEYLVEKGFKVYGTSRSPEKYSSSCSFPLLAMDVGDKQSITEAVNEIIKREGSIDVVVNNAGVGITGPIEETPDEEIEKAFNTNLYGPIKVIKTVLPHMRKQRGGKIINITSIAGYMGLPYRGIYSATKAALEITTEAFRMEIRQFGIQMTNIAPGDFATNIAAGRYHSPVLEESPYKEEYGSTLAMMNEHVDKGENPRHMAEAVYRIIKNKNVRIHYKEGAFLQKFSILLKRILPDKMYERMLLNHYKLK from the coding sequence ATGTCAAACGTAGTACTGATAACAGGAGGATCTTCAGGTATAGGTAAAGCTATAGCCGAGTATCTCGTAGAAAAGGGGTTTAAGGTCTACGGAACGAGCCGCTCTCCCGAGAAATATTCAAGTTCTTGTTCTTTTCCGTTACTCGCTATGGACGTGGGCGATAAGCAATCCATTACGGAAGCAGTCAACGAAATAATTAAACGGGAGGGAAGCATCGATGTGGTCGTAAATAATGCGGGAGTAGGCATCACCGGACCCATAGAAGAAACTCCGGACGAAGAGATCGAAAAGGCATTTAATACTAATTTGTATGGTCCTATCAAGGTCATAAAAACAGTTTTACCTCATATGAGGAAACAGCGCGGTGGGAAGATCATCAACATTACATCTATTGCCGGATATATGGGATTACCGTACCGCGGGATCTATTCGGCTACTAAAGCAGCTCTGGAAATCACCACTGAAGCATTCAGAATGGAGATCAGGCAGTTTGGTATTCAGATGACCAACATAGCCCCAGGCGATTTTGCCACAAATATCGCGGCCGGAAGATACCATTCACCCGTACTGGAGGAGAGTCCGTATAAAGAGGAATATGGCAGTACGCTGGCCATGATGAACGAACATGTCGACAAAGGTGAGAATCCCAGACATATGGCTGAAGCGGTTTACAGGATCATTAAGAATAAAAACGTTAGAATACATTACAAAGAGGGAGCATTTCTTCAAAAATTTTCTATACTATTAAAACGAATACTGCCCGATAAAATGTATGAGCGAATGTTATTAAATCACTATAAATTAAAGTAG